The Erythrolamprus reginae isolate rEryReg1 chromosome 3, rEryReg1.hap1, whole genome shotgun sequence genome contains a region encoding:
- the LOC139165464 gene encoding cation channel sperm-associated auxiliary subunit delta-like encodes MLFSLLVKFWLSPIMAVGSWPCSNEQVIHSIQSDYLVTPSSGMQLTFRYNHPYILHHPCANHFSHGISPALYLGERLFMSLDRFENSILPLTIPNGYTRSPATVSAAVFGQNTIVAVVNGVVFLYLYDTWQRWLHSEGITHPVTELASSKCCFALNDPSCDQINELVLAYDPGKLVSTSEIFYSRNGGYVFESLKSRPHFDDILVGIYVFASSSCFGILLKDAFETEITYFRFGDIESIKNETGTTFRSNFSVGYKVESTYAPGMKGFLLLWTDKTLMSSSNDGLTTEHIAVVPTESYPNKTLPENICFVAATSNEFAVLTQTQLFYGNLDMVSRKMVHLGDNNVSLAHASCETMLFENIGILSIIRPFPSTTSKYYHFQKCIINIQDKLMTVQPPLQSCPMEILTGDFHNRMYYIDTYQILNLNATFVPKPGTDAYPYVMLSNPQMLGLDAHIVDDGYTFNGNPKYSLKIKLSEQHFNLRVEKENSSLFKQVTSVTVDIYNKGIFCIDMYPLTALITVDCPPKKHIRILKRTTGCSLGLFEPTLLQNAVYSIDKKLYDPLFLGRKKLVQDDLNVSYKYDLWGCPLLLFYDKPWLPTFELWDNDEFVEYVSADFVLYEINGMHNYDYLLNEIEAYCLSEAQNWTKQLAKFPGSPESAWSRYNYVSCKKYRGNTSLPSVNSKYQVLNRDEGNRIIFPQYNGFYIFRATVVDNLYSYCELTTVFSVYVHGALPKTKVSVGKALISFLVLIFGTMLIVYFFLKLLKEYSRTK; translated from the coding sequence ATGTTGTTCTCCCTGTTAGTGAAGTTTTGGCTGTCCCCCATTATGGCAGTTGGCTCCTGGCCATGCAGCAATGAGCAAGTGATACATTCAATTCAGTCTGACTATTTGGTCACACCATCGTCAGGTATGCAGCTTACTTTCAGATACAATCACCCTTATATATTGCATCACCCTTGTGCAAATCATTTTTCACATGGAATTTCCCCAGCTCTTTATCTTGGAGAAAGGTTATTCATGAGCCTTGATAGGTTTGAAAACAGCATTCTTCCTCTAACCATCCCCAACGGTTATACAAGGTCACCTGCCACTGTTAGTGCTGCTGTCTTTGGGCAGAATACTATCGTGGCAGTGGTGAATGGTGTCGTCTTTCTATATCTGTATGACACATGGCAGAGATGGCTGCACTCAGAGGGGATTACTCATCCAGTTACTGAACTTGCCAGCTCCAAATGCTGCTTTGCTCTAAATGATCCTTCCTGTGACCAAATCAATGAACTTGTTCTGGCATATGACCCAGGCAAATTGGTTAGCACGAGTGAGATATTTTATTCACGAAATGGAGGATACGTATTTGAATCTTTAAAAAGTAGACCACATTTTGATGACATTCTGGTTGGTATCTATGTTTTTGCTTCTTCATCATGTTTTGGAATACTCCTCAAGGATGCCTTTGAAACAGAGATTACATACTTCAGATTTGGAGATATTGAATCCATAAAAAATGAAACAGGAACAACCTTTAGATCAAATTTCTCAGTTGGTTACAAAGTTGAAAGCACATATGCCCCTGGTATGAAAGGTTTTCTCTTACTATGGACTGACAAAACATTGATGAGCTCCTCAAATGATGGATTGACTACAGAACATATTGCTGTAGTTCCCACAGAAAGCTACCCCAATAAAACCCTTCCAGAAAATATTTGCTTTGTAGCTGCTACTAGTAATGAATTTGCAGTCCTCACTCAGACTCAGCTTTTCTACGGAAACCTGGACATGGTCAGTAGAAAAATGGTACATTTAGGAGACAACAATGTTTCCTTAGCCCATGCTTCTTGTGAAACTATGTTGTTTGAAAATATTGGAATACTTAGCATCATCCGTCCATTTCCAAGCACTACATCTAAATACTATCATTTTCAAAAATGCATCATCAACATCCAGGATAAACTCATGACTGTGCAGCCACCACTCCAATCCTGCCCAATGGAGATACTCACGGGTGATTTCCACAACAGAATGTATTATATTGATACATATCAGATTCTTAATTTGAATGCCACGTTTGTACCAAAGCCAGGGACTGATGCTTATCCATATGTAATGTTGAGCAATCCACAGATGCTGGGATTGGATGCACACATTGTGGACGATGGCTACACTTTTAATGGAAACCCTAAATACAGCTTGAAAATTAAATTATCAGAGCAACACTTCAatctgagggtagaaaaagaaaaCTCATCACTCTTTAAGCAGGTGACATCTGTAACTGTGGATATCTATAACAAAGGGATATTCTGCATTGACATGTATCCATTGACAGCTCTTATTACAGTGGACTGCCCACCTAAGAAACACATCAGAATTTTAAAGAGAACAACTGGTTGCAGTTTAGGTCTCTTTGAACCAACATTACTACAGAATGCGGTTTATTCAATTGATAAGAAGCTATATGATCCTTTGTTCCTTGGAAGAAAAAAATTAGTACAGGATGATCTTAATGTGTCCTACAAATATGACCTTTGGGGATGTCCCCTTCTCTTATTTTATGATAAGCCGTGGCTTCCAACTTTTGAATTATGGGACAATGATGAATTTGTGGAATACGTTTCTGCGGATTTTGTACTGTATGAAATAAATGGCATGCACAATTATGATTATCTCTTGAATGAAATAGAGGCCTATTGTTTGTCAGAGGCCCAGAACTGGACCAAACAATTAGCAAAGTTTCCAGGCTCTCCAGAAAGTGCATGGAGTAGATATAATTATGTGAGTTGCAAGAAATATAGAGGAAACACGTCTTTACCATCAGTTAACTCAAAGTACCAGGTTTTAAACAGGGATGAAGGAAACAGAATAATTTTTCCACAGTACAATGGCTTTTATATCTTCAGAGCTACTGTTGTAGATAATTTGTATAGCTATTGTGAACTTACCACAGTTTTCAGTGTGTACGTTCATGGAGCCCTCCCAAAAACTAAAGTCAGTGTTGGGAAAGCGCTAATTAGTTTTCTTGTTCTCATATTTGGCACAATGCTGatagtttatttttttcttaaattactaAAGGAGTACTCAAGAACGAAATAA